Below is a genomic region from Astatotilapia calliptera chromosome 2, fAstCal1.2, whole genome shotgun sequence.
CACAAAGGTGGCCTGAGCATACAGAGTATTAGGATGTTTGCCAGAAGTGGATCAAGAATGTTAACCAAAGGATTTTGTCCCCAGTAACAGCACTGATGAGATTTGTTGGTTTATATGCACCTGCCTAGTATAGGCTCGTtttataatacatttttaacgtattaaaaatgtattattgtcattatctgaatatattacaaaataatGGACGGATTTCTGCGAGAAGGTAACACCAGCTAACACTAACTGGCTAGCTACTATTAGCTTAGAAATACAGTCCACTTATCTCTAACATCCCCAAATGACTGGCTCGACACAGATTACAACAGAAACTACACATGACAACAGAAACTAACCCTGATGTGGCTTCAGATTTTATTCTACTTATGATATCATGAGCAAGCAAGGCACATTTTATGAAACCTGACAATATTTTTTCTGACATTCAGTCAAACCGGATGCAGCtcaaaaagataataaaaaaccaaaaccaattaTAATCAACATTAACTTGCCTGCTAATATGGACAAACTGTAACTTACCTACAAAGCAAAATACAGGTTTAAGCTGATGACGATGGCTAATTTATCTAAATCCCCAAGGCTAATCTGGTAAGCTAGCACGTCACTTTCACATTACTTTCTAAGCTAACATTATAAACAGCAGCTAGCTGGCTGTCATCACTATTAAAATAATATCTGAATGGAAAAGCTAGTCTGCTAGATTGCCTGAATACCTTACAATCTAATGTAATCCATGTCACTCAACTTATACATAACAGTCTTATTTTAGCTATCAGTAAATCTGGTTTGAAGCAAAGCAAAGATAAATAATATTTACTTTGTACTGTAACAATCAACGTGGGAGCATTTAGTCAACTAACTGCAACTTTGGCAGAATAGTTAACTTAGTCAGTCCTGCCTGACTAAGCCTTAATTATGCTTCTGTGttgaatctacaatgtaaatcaTGCAAAAGGCCAATGTCATTAGCAGCGCTTATACTTGTGTGGCCTGTATTGGTCCACGTCAGGTTACAACGTGGGGTATTCAGACGTTTCTGTGGCTACGAGGGATTCATACAGAAAAGTATAAATCTAGTGTTAGCACGTAGCTGCTACAGTATTCGTAGCGCCATGAGAAGCCAGAACACGCAAATCAGTTGTTGTAGTGATCTAGTTGCAGCCTacttaaaaaaactgaaattctgAATCTTACATTTTCTAACGATTTAAGATTCgaataaaaatacaacagaagTGACGGATTTccttgaaatatttatttaaaaaaacacaaacaacacaggcTGTTAGCTATAAATAGCTAATGCTACCCAGTCACATGCAAAGTGTTAAGGCAGTGCAAAGAATAATATCACAtttccttttacttttttttaaaattaataaatacatttatataaatatacggTATAACTGGAGATACTTGTAATTTCAAACTGTTATTACTATGGGCCACACTTTGGGAATCACTGATCTAGCCTGTATATCAATGACTTgtttaataaattttttttatcccaAAACTGTTTATTATTTGTCTTATATTTTCATGTTGGAGTAATTTACATTACACATACAGTCAATGGCTCAGGTGTCGTCTTCACTTGACGTGATTTtccagggttttttttgctctctACAAAATTAAGCTCAGCACTATATTGCTATGAAtcattagaaaaacaaacatttcatttatttactttataaaAATTCATCTCCAGGTGTTACTAACGATGGAAAAAGCAGATCTCTGTGTAGTCATTTAACTGATTTttattctgttattttttactttatgtgatttttctttttaaatagtttaatttacataaaataaaacttcagctgaataaatgtccaATCAGCTGATGAGCATACACTTCCCATCATGCACTGCATTAAGGCGATGATACCAGAGATCCCTCGATTTCActgaattttgattttgatggacGTGTTTATCGCCTCGGTCACAACATGAGAGCAGAGGACGTCTCGCTGCCTGCAggacaaaacacataaaagagggAGTTttcctctgacctttgacctccaggGTCAATTGTCTTGTTCTGAGTCAATTAAAGtgtcactcagagacacagggagaccTGTGTTTTCATCACTTCAGAGGACATCACACTGGCTTTTATTCACTTCCTGGAGACTCACCTCACAATAAAATGTAATGACTGAAGTTCAGAACCCGAGTGTGTGCGAACACACTTCAGTGTGTGAGTGACGCACAAAGCAGTGAGGTCCACGGTCACGCTTCACAGTTTGGACCTGAAGCTCTTTGTTCGTGGTCACAGAGAATACTGTGAAATTAGCGTCAAAGGTGTTCTTACGCcagaaaaaaaggaactttGGGGGAATTTTTCAATTCTTTTTATGGATTTCAGGAAACTAAACCTAAACATATGACAACAAATCAttgacaaaaatacacacaagctagtttttagaatagaatagaatagaatagaattcaactttattgtcattgcacatgcacaggtacagggcaacgaaattaTACAATCTCAGAACAAATCAGGGGCGTTTATGCAGCAGCATATAGATGCGCCAtgttgacaggaagttgtaatAAACTCACAGTTGTTACTGTGACTTCACATCATACACATTCAGGTAGATCAGCAGGTGGCTGCCACCCCGAAGCCCCTCAATAGAAACAGTTTTAgactaatttttaatttttctcttcctcctcatcaaaaaataaaaacagaggcaCGGAACAGCTAAAGTAGCCACAAATAGTCTTCAGAGTTTAAATATTGTCTCATTCCTTCATTTAATTAGTTTTGTGTCCTCGTTTATGTCACTATATaaacagaaagagacaaaaataatTAGAGAGATGGACAAAACGGCTCCACGGGCCTCTTTAGCCTCATTTTCTGTCTTATTTattcgttttttttctttttgtttgcttcaaaaattaaaaataattactaaGATGCGCAAACTGTCTCTTAATCCGCCCACACACACCGGGGTCAACTGTTTGTCACATTTCCACGATAAATAAATTTCTTTAAGCACATTTCCCTCTCACTAAACGAACATTAGAAGATAACCAGATGATGATTTTTAATTAGACAGCTCATATTAATCATCTCTGCTATGACCTCATCActctcatcatcatcctcctcttaatcatcctcttcatcactgtcagtcattatcatcatcacctTTAacattcctcctcctcctcaccgtcATCCTCTCCATCAACAAAATGGCTGTCGGGGCGGCTGCCTGTGCGCATGCTCGGCGCACACCTCTGGCAGAGAGGGCAGGTATCAGTGCCGAGGCTCCTGACTGACTGACACTCCCGGCTCGACTCACACATCAGCGCGCGGCGGCACGAGGCAGGAGGACACGCGGCCGAGGATCACCCGGAGCCTCTGAGCCTCTGAGCACTATCACCCCGACAGCGGAGCCCACCCCGGGCACAGGTGAGAGGAAACTTCGGCCCCTTCCCGGTGCGGAGTGTCCGGATTTGCGCTTTTACGCACAGCGGAGAGTCACCATGGGGGGAGTGGGAGTGTGAGCTCCCCGAGTCCGCGGACCTGGACTGACTGGACGGCGGGTCGTTGAAGAGTTGAGCGCTCGGTCTGCAGCGGTGCTCACGATGTTCCAGCACGGCGGAAACAAGAAGTGCTTCACCATCGAGTCTCTGGTCGGGAAGGACGGAAGCAATCACGGCGGCGGCTCCGGGGAGGAGCCCATCCGGCCCACGGCGCTGCGCTTCCCGGACTCCCTGCACCCGGCCGCTGCCGCCGGAGTGTTCGGCTCCTGCTTCCAGGGGAGCAACGGGAGGACTTTGTTCCCGGACATGGTGCTGCAGGAGCCCGGCACACACGCACAGGGCCCCGGCGGGCTGCCGCTGCACCCGCTGCAGATCCCCCCGCAGAGCTTCTTCAGCCCGCAGCACCGGGACGCGCTCAGCTTCTACCCGTGGGTGCTGCGGAGCCGGTACCTGGGACACCGCTTCCAAGGTAAGCCGGGAGGAGGAAGGGTGGCGGGACCCTCGCACTTACTCCCGTGGTTTCTGTCGCGTTTTAAACGCTTCCAGGCTCTTTTGGGGTCACACCCGGTCTCTCCACACTCCGTGGGTCTTTTCTCTAACGTGAGCGCGTGCGCTGTCTTAAAATAAACGGGTTCAGTGAGCAGAGAGCGCACCAAACTCTCTGAGTCTTCCTCTTAGTTTGACATTTAATTGTTCTctggtattattattattattattattattattattttaaacggTAGTTTTGATTGGTTTAATTTCAGTTTGGGTTGAGAAAGAAATACTCTGCACTCTGCAGATTCAGAGCTAACAGGATTTTGTAGTAACAGACTGAGTCACTGTCAGAGTTCAGAATAACACACACAATAATTTGATGTCATTTGGATGTTTTCCAGActctaaaaaccaaaaaagtatCGATGAACTTTCACTGtttcccctcacacacacacacacacacacacacacacacacacacacacacacacacacacacacacacacactataaatcaGAATTTGCTCCTGTGTAAGTATGAAACTCCCACCTGTAATatcaataatgttattatttaattatctgcGTTAATCTCGTCTTTCTGtcggtttttctgttttttaacgATGTTGAATTTTTTGCTCCTCCaaacttttctcattttttttcattttttcccgcagacaaaaactttttaattttaaagcttAGGTGAGATCGACGCGCGCCGATTAAAGCGGCAACATGTCACCGTTTTATGCTCAGGTGATTT
It encodes:
- the emx3 gene encoding empty spiracles homeobox 3, with translation MFQHGGNKKCFTIESLVGKDGSNHGGGSGEEPIRPTALRFPDSLHPAAAAGVFGSCFQGSNGRTLFPDMVLQEPGTHAQGPGGLPLHPLQIPPQSFFSPQHRDALSFYPWVLRSRYLGHRFQGEDSSPENLLLHGPFSRKPKRIRTAFSPSQLLRLERAFEKNHYVVGAERKQLASGLCLTETQVKVWFQNRRTKHKRQKLEEESPEAQQKRKGSQHVSRWRAATQQASGEDVDVISED